The window GACAGGCACCAACTGCCCTTGCTCCAGCGGGGCTTCCAGCCCTGTGAACATCAGGTGATCGCCGCCACGGACAAAGCTGTGGGAAGACCCTTTGGCCAGAGGTACACCCCCCTCAATCGGGCCCATGCGCATCACGCCATTGGCGTCCTGTGTGTGGCTGTGAAGCTCTACGCGACCTGACAGGGCCGACCGCACAGCGATCAGGCGGTCATCACTGCCTGTCTCATTGCGCAGCACCAGAAATGCCGCCGCAGAGGTCGAGGTGGGAAGGCTGCTGCGCAAATAGGGCTGCTCCACCACGAACGCAGTTTTGTCGAGCGGGGACATCTTTACCGAAACCACTGCCATGACGACCGCGGCCAGTGCGAAGGCGACGACAATTCCCATCGCTGCTTTTGGTTTTTTCATGAAAAATCCTCCTGCTGGTCCGCATCTGACTGCACGGTTTCGTCGCCCGAAAATGAAAACGACCCCGGCCTGTAATCAGGACGGGGTCGCTTCCGAAAAGACGTTATCGCGACTTAGGAAAGTGCGTCAGCTGTTGTGCTGGACTTTGCGATCGCTTTTTTGATCTTCAACGCGTTGTCGGACAGTTCAGTGTCCTTGGCTTTCGCCAGAAACTTGTCCAGACCGCCGCGGTGATCCACGCTGCGCAGGGCAGCTGCGGAGATACGCAGTTTGAAACCACGACCGAGCGATTCGGACTGAAGCGTGGTGTCGTTCAGGTTTGGCAGGAACCGGCGACGGGTGCGGTTCTTGGCGTGGGATACGTTGTTGCCCGACATCGGGCCTTTTCCGGTCAATTCGCAACGGCGCGACATGGGTTCATCCTCTTGGTTCAACGCGGTGCTCTGACTTTGGCACCACAGCTAAGCAGGCCGCACCACCGGCGACCGTTAAATTGGTTCGCAGGCTTTAGGGGGAATCGCGCGGTAGGTCAACCCGCTGGCGTGGCTTTATCAGCCATCACTGCGCAATTCACGAACAAACGCAGCGGCAGCGGCTGCAGGCTCTTGCGCGCCATCCGCCA is drawn from Sulfitobacter sp. S223 and contains these coding sequences:
- a CDS encoding copper chaperone PCu(A)C, with protein sequence MKKPKAAMGIVVAFALAAVVMAVVSVKMSPLDKTAFVVEQPYLRSSLPTSTSAAAFLVLRNETGSDDRLIAVRSALSGRVELHSHTQDANGVMRMGPIEGGVPLAKGSSHSFVRGGDHLMFTGLEAPLEQGQLVPVTLVFEKAGEIEITVPVDQER
- the rpmB gene encoding 50S ribosomal protein L28; the encoded protein is MSRRCELTGKGPMSGNNVSHAKNRTRRRFLPNLNDTTLQSESLGRGFKLRISAAALRSVDHRGGLDKFLAKAKDTELSDNALKIKKAIAKSSTTADALS